In a genomic window of Scyliorhinus torazame isolate Kashiwa2021f chromosome 5, sScyTor2.1, whole genome shotgun sequence:
- the LOC140422261 gene encoding uncharacterized protein: protein MEKPWKCGDCGMGYRSPSELETHRRSHTGERPFTCSQCVKGFSELSTLKRHQRVHTGEKPFTCSQCRKGFTELSSLKIHQRVHTAEKPFTCSQCEKGFTTSSSLLTHQRIHTGERPFTCSQCEKGFTTLLSLQRHQQVHTEERPFTCSPCKKGFTTSSSLKRHQRVHTEERPFTCSQCENRFTTLKSLGIHQRVHTRERPFTCTVCGKGFTQLSNLKSHQRVHTGERPFTCSQCGKGFAQLFNLQRHQRVHTGEKALTCS from the coding sequence atggagaaaccgtggaaatgtggggactgtgggatgggatacagatctccatcagagctggaaactcatcgacgcagtcacactggggagagaccattcacctgctctcagtgtgtgaAGGGGTTCTCTGAGTTATCCACCCTGAAgagacaccagcgcgttcacactggggagaagccgttcacctgctctcagtgtaggaagggattcactgagttatccagcctgaagatacaccagcgagttcacactgcggagaagccgttcacctgctctcagtgtgagaagggattcacaacttcatcgagcctgctgacgcaccagcgaattcacactggggagaggccgttcacctgttctcaatgtgagaagggattcactactttattgagcctgcagagacaccagcaagttcacactgaggagaggccgttcacctgctctccgtgtaagaagggattcactacttcatcgagcctgaagagacaccagcgagttcacactgaggagaggccgttcacctgctctcagtgtgagaatagattcactactttaaagagcctggggatacatcagcgagttcacaccagggagaggccgtttacctgcactgtgtgtggtaagggattcactcagttatccaacctgaagtcacaccagcgagttcacactggggagaggccattcacctgctctcagtgtgggaagggattcgcccaGTTattcaacctgcagagacaccagcgagttcacactggggagaaggcgttaacctgctcgtag